A stretch of Palaemon carinicauda isolate YSFRI2023 chromosome 36, ASM3689809v2, whole genome shotgun sequence DNA encodes these proteins:
- the LOC137628821 gene encoding uncharacterized protein: MPKTSRRVFLDLGTDGRFLGRMIIKVVDEGNLALNFLHMCAGDLGPSYANSSIFSIRRLGEPGEHVGFGDYEVEDRTTARPVLLGVDWKTESKKDIYKNTQPREGEVRGWFTVNPNCEDVSRFYIILKEQSTWKPRNRLGVVEEGLQVLKDAIMLYPNFREIKIVDCGHVFCF; this comes from the coding sequence ATGCCAAAGACCTCGCGAAGGGTGTTCCTGGATCTAGGAACTGACGGCAGATTCCTCGGGAGAATGATTATTAAAGTAGTAGATGAGGGTAATCTGGCCCTCAATTTCCTCCATATGTGTGCAGGAGATCTGGGACCCTCTTACGCCAACTCATCGATCTTTAGTATAAGGAGGCTGGGGGAACCTGGTGAACATGTTGGATTTGGAGATTATGAAGTGGAAGACAGAACTACTGCTAGACCAGTGTTGTTAGGGGTGGACTGGAAGACGGAAAGTAAGAaggatatatataagaatacacaaCCAAGGGAGggagaagtaagaggttggttcaCTGTAAACCCAAACTGCGAAGATGTTTCGCGGTTTTACATTATCCTTAAAGAACAATCCACATGGAAGCCTCGAAATCGCTTAGGCGTGGTGGAGGAAGGGCTCCAAGTGTTGAAAGATGCCATCATGCTTTATCCAAATTTCAGGGAAATCAAGATAGTGGACTGCGGTCATGTATTTTGTTTCTGA
- the LOC137628820 gene encoding tripartite motif-containing protein 59-like — protein sequence MESSVLECGVCTNPFSEEHCPKILPCSHTFCCRCIEEIISNQTKACPFCREEFTASSTDDLLFNRTVLEAAKQFLSFDKEPNISSRGSGISFGNFNNDSREIFFTKAIANCNEVMSQMRHDISILVRMNSDILQANKVIVGLKEMLNEIEISNRDILYTIDENIKWLKKKCDVIDEDARRFKGCEARLKAAVSFTSAGAIMDDSIDDLHNVQAKVLEIKKLFRENEQKTGDIVKGIMEMQTSLRNVAEEIDRIVEEDLPKVLAVKPLEGRHRIGTLKIGSKNRVFMSHLEERDTQVTSCTIKDRRGTGFREALSSL from the exons GAATCGAGTGTCCTCGAGTGTGGGGTTTGCACCAATCCATTCAGTGAAGAACATTGCCCCAAGATTCTTCCTTGTTCCCACACATTTTGTTGCCGATGCATCGAGGAGATTATCTCAAACCAGACCAAAGCTTGTCCTTTCTGTAGGGAAGAATTCACAGCCAGTTCAACCGATGACTTGCTGTTCAACAGAACTGTCTTAGAAGCTGCTAAGCAAtttttgtcctttgataaagaaccgAATATTTCTTCCAGGGGATCAGGGATATCATttggaaattttaataatgattcaagagaaattttttttacGAAAGCCATTGCTAACTGCAATGAAGTAATGTCTCAAATGAGGCACGATATTTCTATCCTTGTGAGGATGAACAGTGACATCCTTCAAGCTAACAAAGTAATCGTGGGACTCAAAGAGATGCTGAATGAGATAGAAATTTCTAATAGAGATATTCTTTATACTATTGATGAAAACATCAAATGGCTGAAGAAGAAGTGTGATGTTATAGACGAAGATGCAAGACGATTTAAAGGCTGTGAGGCAAGACTGAAAGCGGCAGTAAGCTTTACTTCAGCTGGAGCCATTATGGACGATTCAATAGACGATCTACATAATGTTCAGGCAAAAGTATTGGAAATCAAAAAGCTTTTTCGGGAGAACGAACAAAAAACTGGTGATATTGTGAAG GGAATTATGGAAATGCAAACAAGTCTAAGAAATGTTGcagaggaaatagatagaatagttgaAGAAGACCTTCCTAAGGTGTTAGCTGTGAAGCCGTTGGAGGGCCGACATAGAATTGGTACTCTTAAGATTGGCTCTAAGAACAGAGTCTTTATGAGTCATCTTGAGGAACGAGATACACAAGTAACCAGTTGTACTATAAAA GACAGAAGAGGTACTGGGTTTAGGGAGGCCTTGTCGTCTTTGTAG